The segment AATAACGCAGACTATTTAGAAGTTTGTTTTGTCTTGTTATACGGTGAGGTCCCTACCCGAGCTGAATACGAGCAGTTTAGAACAACAGTTACACGCCATACGATGGTGCATGAACAAATCGCAAGCTTTTTCCATGGCTTCCGTCGTGATGCACACCCAATGGCAGTAATGTGTGGTGTTGTAGGTGCTTTATCTGCGTTTTATCATGACTCTCTTGATATTAACAACGATACACACCGTGAGATTGCAGCATTTAGATTATTATCTAAAATGCCAACACTAGCGGCAATGTGTCATAAGTACACCATCGGACAACCATTTATTTATCCTCGTAATGATCTTGATTACGCGGAAAATTTCCTTCATATGATGTTTGCAACACCTTGTGAAGAGTATGAAGTAAGCCCTGTCGTTGCTCGTGCTATGGATAAGATCTTTACCCTACACGCGGATCACGAACAGAATGCTTCAACATCAACGGTTCGTCTTGCGGGCTCTTCTGGTGCTAACCCATTTGCTTGTATTGCGGCGGGTATTGCATCTCTTTGGGGGCCTGCGCATGGTGGCGCTAATGAAGCTTGTCTTAAGATGCTTGAAGAAATCGGAAGTGTTGAAAACATTCCTGAGTTCATTGAGCGTGCAAAAGATAAAGATGATCCATTCCGTCTAATGGGCTTTGGTCACCGTGTTTACAAAAACTACGACCCTCGTGCAACCGTGATGCGTGAAGCTTGTCATGAAGTGCTTGAAGAGCTGAAGATTGAAGATCCACTACTAGATGTTGCAATGGAACTAGAGCGTATTGCGCTTTCTGACGAGTATTTTGTCAGTAAGAAATTATACCCTAACGTAGATTTTTACTCAGGTATTATTTTAAAAGCGATTGGTATTCCAGTATCAATGTTTACAGTGATCTTTGCGATGTCTCGTACCATTGGTTGGATTGCTCACTGGAACGAAATGCACAGTGACCCAACAAATCGTATTGGTCGACCTCGTCAGCTTTATACTGGTGAGTCATTTAGAGAATTTAAGCCTCTTCATGAGCGCGAATAAATTTTCTTGAAAGTGATGATAAATAAAAAGGTTGAGTTTAATACTCAACCTTTTTTATTTCACTTATCGAAAGGGCCAGCTAGCCTATACTGGATTATCAATGTCGATAAACGTCACATCAAAGTTATATTCTTGTGCTAACCATTCACCCAATGCTTTCACGCCATAGCGCTCTGTTGCATGATGACCAGCAGCAAAATAATGAATACCTAATTCGCGTGCAATATGAGTCGTTCTTTCAGATACTTCACCAGAAATAAAGGCGTCACAGCCTTGCTGAAATGCTAATTCAATATAATCTTGCCCGCCTCCAGTACACCAACCCACTTTTTTTATTAAATGAGATGTACTCGGTGCGATATGTAATGGTTCGCGTTGAAGTGCCATTGCAATTCTTGCCGCGAAATCCTCTCCTGTGATCGCTTGATCTAACTCACCATAAATCGCAACAGAACGGGGGTTACCTAACTCTAAACCTCCAGTAATGTCTAAATCTAAACGCTGTGCTAGTTGTACATTATTACCAACCTGCGTATGCACATCTAATGGTAAATGATAAGCATATAAATTAATCCCATTTTCAATCAACGCTTTAATGCGACGATATTTCATACCACGAATTTCAGCCGCCTCGCCTTTCCAAAAAAAGCCATGGTGGACAACAAGAGCATCAGCTTTCTCTTCGATGGCTCTATCAATTAGAGCCTGACAAGCCGTTACACCAGTAACAATTTTTTTAACTTCAGTTTTACCTTCAACTTGCAACCCATTAGGACAATAATCTTTAATCAAGTGAGGAGAAAGAAACTCATTAAGTACAGTTTCTAAAGCAAAATTATTCATCTAATGTTGTCCTTAATCTTATAACTAAAATCTTTTTTAATACTACGATATTAGTTTACTAAAGCTATCTTTATATTAAGAGTTTTCTCTGCATTAACAGTAAATAAATGGTATAAAAAAAGCTGCCAATGGCAGCTTTTCGTATTTCATAGAATTTATTTTAAGCCTTGCTCAACTTTTTTAAGCCATACAGGCTGAGCGCTAGTTTGCACCCAATAACGGTGTAAGAAACTACCCATACGCGTACGTTTATTGACAGGTAATAAAAGTAAAACAGGTAATGAAAGCAATCCTGCTAGTACAACAAAAACACGACGAAAAGTAATATTGAACTTTGAATACTGAGTGTACATAACAGAATCTCTTTATAATCAAATCTGTCACCACTTTAATAGAGTTTATGAAATATTACTACAAATTTTCGTGTGTTTTTCCGTCAATATTGTGTCATACGCCTATATATAAGCGAGTTATGTAAGAATGTTACAAAAAGAAAGAGATAAACAATTATCGAAGGATTATCTCGCTGTACTCAATATGCCAAATTTGATCTCATCATACGATTATGTCTGTGACGACACTTGGTTTGAAGTTTTTAATCGCCACGCACAACTTCCCCACATAGCGCTCTACACTGGAAATCGTCGCTTAGGGTTTTATTATCAATGGCTATGGCAGCAATTAATTATTTCTCACCCTCACTACGAACTGATGGAAGAAGAAGTCCAACTTCATTGGCATAAACAGACTATTGGCTCTATTGATTTTCTTGTTAAAAACCTATTGACTGATGAAATTGAACATTGGGAAGTCGCCATCAAATTTTATCTCGCCTATAACAATAACTGGCCAGGACCAAATGCTAAAGACAATCTTGACAAGAAAACAAACCGAATGATTGAGCATCAACTCACTCTTAGCGAGCATGAGGCATTTAAAACTACATTTGATGAACAACCGACCAAACGTCGACTTATCATGCAAGGACGATTATTTCACGCTTGGCCTGAGCCACAACAAGGCTCAGCTATTAATGTTAACCCAAAGGCTAACACTGGGTTATGGTGCTACCAGTCTGATGCTGCACATCTAGTTTTGAAAGCATTGACGAAAAAACAGTGGATCGCGCCACCAGCTTTCGCTGAACTTGATGAGTATCTCGACCCAAATCAAATTACCGTACCAACACAAGCTGTTGATAGAAAAGACAGGGTGTGGTTTATCGTTCCGAATCATTGGCCAAAGCATAATAGTGAATTGAGAGCATAACCTGCATATATAAAAAAACGCCCATTGTGGGCGTTTTCTTTATGCATATAACAGGTTATAAACCTGCGTCGGCAAAGACTTTACTGACAATTTCCTGTGCTTCTTGCTCAATAAGCGCTAGATGTTCTTTGCCCTTAAAGCTTTCACAATAGATCTTGTAAATATCTTCTGTGCCTGATGGACGCGCAGCAAACCAACCATTTTCAGTCGTCACTTTTAAACCGCCAATCGCAGCACCATTACCTGGCGCATGAGTTAGACGTGCAGTGATTGGTTCACCAGCTAGTGTTTCAGCTGAAACCATTTCGGGAGAAAGCTTACTTAATACCGCTTTCTGCTCTTTATTCGCGACAGCTTGCAAACGAGAATATTCTGAACGTCCAAACTTATCTGCTAACTCTTCGTAATATTCTTGCGGTGTTTTACCTGTTACAGCAGTGATCTCTGCAGCTAACAAACACAGTAAAATACCGTCTTTATCTGTTGACCAAGGCGTGCCGTCTTTACGTAAGAAAGATGCGCCCGCACTTTCTTCACCGCCAAAACCTAACTTACCGCTAAATAAGCCATCAACAAACCATTTAAAACCTACTGGAACCTCAACAAGTTCACGGCCTAATGCTGCAACAACACGATCAATCAAAGCACTAGATACTAATGTTTTACCTACTGCAACTTGCTTACCCCAATCGTTACGATGACGGAATAAGTAATCAATACATACGGCAAGATAATGGTTAGGATTCATTAAACCTGCAGGTGTTACGATACCATGACGGTCGTAATCAGGGTCGTTACCAAACGCTAGATCGTAGTTATCTCTGTACGCCAGTAACCCTGCCATTGCATATGGCGATGAACAGTCCATACGTACTACGCCATCTTTATCTAATGACATAAAACGAAATGATGGATCAATAGATTCATTAACAAGTGTTAGATCTAGCGCATAATATGCGGCAATTTGACGCCAGTATTCAATACCTGAACCACCAAGGGGATCTACACCCAACTTAAGCTCTGATTTTTGAATCGCTTCCATATTTATAACATTTACAAGATCTGCAACATAAGGTGCGACTAAATCTTGCTCAACAACAAGTTGAGAAACTAAAGCGTCAACAATATATACACGCTTAACATCAGCCAAACCGTTTGCAATGATTTCATTAGCACGGCGTTCAATCGCTGTTGTTAATTCACTTTCAGCGGGCCCACCATGGACAGGGTTATATTTAATACCGCCATCTTGAGGTGGGTTATGCGATGGCGTGATAACAATACCATCAGCTTTATCATCATGAGCTTTGTTGTAACAAAGGATAGAATGAGAAATGCCAGGTGTCGGGGTATATCCCTTACCTTCTTGAATAACAACTTGAACATTATTAGCAACAAGTACTTCTAATGTTGAAGTAAAAGCAGGCTCTGATAATGCATGGGTATCTTTTCCTAAAAAAAGTGGTCCCGTCACTCCATTTTCAGCACGCACTTCAGCAATAGCTTGCGCAATAGCCCAAATATGATGCTGATTAAATGTGCCTTTATCTGCTGTTCCTCGATGACCTGAAGTACCAAACTCTACTTGCTGCGATGCATCTTGAGCACTAGGCTCTATAAGAAAATAATTAGCGATAAGTGCTGGAATGTTATGCATATCTTCTTGCTGAGCTCGTTGCCCAGCACGAGGATGAATAGCCATAGTTTTATCCTTGTTATTTGACCTCAATACCTGACGATTAGATTTCGCCACATACCTTATCAATAATGTCTGAACCAAATCCCATCTTAGTCATCAGCTGGTCAATCATTTGACGCTTACGCTCAGTATTTGTATTTGTAATCACCCAGAATGGTGTTGATGGAATCGACTTAGGTTTCGTCGTTTTACCACTTGCTAGCAACGTTTCTTCGTCATGAGCAAAGTAAACGCGGGTACGACCTTTAATTGCAGCAGCTTCAGAAAAACCTTCTGCATCAATGCTATACAAAGAAGATAAGATCATCATAAAACGACCAATTGCTTTTTCTTGTGCTGCAAATTCATCAGAGATCAATACTGTTCGCATTTCTTTAACACGATCCATCGTTGGTACATTGCCAGCATCTTTACTAACAACGATCCCTTTCGGACGAACAGGCATTACCACAGCAGGTTGCTGCTGTAGTTGCTCTTCTGGCACCATAAGCAAGCGACGCAAAATATCAGAAGCACTTTCACCAATATGTTGAGTTTGGCTAGCAATATAACGATATAGTTCTTCGTCTACTTCAATAGTCTTCATCGTATTATTCATTATCGTTCCGTTAAAAAATCTGGCTACGATTATAGCTTGATCCGAGGTTATACTCTACGGTAAATACCACAACTAATTAGAGAAAATAGTCAGTGAATCTTCATTATCAAGTTGAAGGCGATGGAAAAACGATCATTTTGATCCATGGTTTATTCGGCAGTGCCGCTAATCTAGGGCTCTTAGCCAGATCTTTGAAAAATAACTATAAAGTAATTAGCGTTGATCTTCGCAATCATGGATTATCCCCACACAGTGATCATTTTACCTATCAGGAAATGGCGCAAGATGTACTTAATGTGATCAAGCACTTAGGTATTGATCAATTTTCGGTGATTGGTCATTCAATGGGTGGAAAAGTAGCCATGGCATTGGCTGCATTAGCACCAAATCAGTTAGAACATTTGGTTGTACTGGATATGGCTCCGGTTAGCTATCAAGCACATCGACATCAAAATGTGTTTAACGGCTTACAAGAAGTGAATAAACATACCATTACCAAACGTAGTGAAGCCGAACAGTTTCTTGCTCAACATGTTGAAGACGCCGGTGTAAGACAATTTTTACTTAAATCTCTCGCCAAGCAAGGTGAACATTATCAATGGCGATTTAATGTTGATGGGATTATTGCCAACTACAGCACCATTATGGGTTGGCAACCAGCTGTAGAGCCGTTCAAAGGCAAAACATTATTTATTAAAGGCCAAGAATCTGACTATATCATGCCAGAATATCGGGATGAAATTATGCGGCAATTCCCTCAGGCCAAAGCACATATGGTGGCAAATACTGGGCATTGGCTCCATGCAGAAAAACCAGAAACGGTGACCCGTATCATCACAAACTTCCTTGATAAATAAATAACATGACGTACCTCGTTGTTAGCATGCTCACTAGCAACGAGATATTGCATCACCACAGTGTTAAATACCTTTTTTAACTATGCTATAGTCTCACTAGATTGATATACCTGAGTGACTTTAAAAACCAAGTACCTTGAGGTTACTTGGGTATATATCAAAACGATTTGTTTTGCTTCATGAATACATAGGCTTAATTAAATCCATTGGAATTTATCTTGTTTTTACCGTTATTTTTTTCTTTATCGGTATGGCAGTAAAAGATGTCTTAAAACAAGGTAATGTCCTTCCCTTTGGACAAAAAATTGTTTGGCTAGCCTTGTTCCTTGGCTTTGCTGGATTTATAACCAAAGGTATTATTCAACTAAATTGGGAAGGTACTGGGATTTAATTATTAGCGTTAATTGTGTAACTTATGATGATTATATCAACACCTAAACACTTAGTTCTTGCGGGTAATGCTACCGTTTAGACGAAAAAACAAACAAAACGTCAGTAAACAGTAATTATCATTGCACCGTTTCTACTGATTTCTGTAAACTGCGATGCAGCAGTTAACTATTTATATACGGGTAATCTCTACTATGGCAAGCGTTGGACTCTTCTTTGGTAGCGACACAGGTAATACCGAAGCTGTCGCTAAAATGATTCAAAAACAACTTGGTGACAAGCTAGTTGAAGTAAAAGATATCGCAAAAAGCAGCAAAGAAGATATCGACAACTTTGATCTACTACTACTTGGTATTCCTACTTGGTACTACGGTGAACCACAGTGTGATTGGGATGACTTTTTCCCAGAGCTTGAGCAAATTGATTTTTCAACTAAGCTTGTGGCTATCTTTGGTTGTGGTGACCAAGAAGATTACGCAGAATATTTCTGTGATTCAATGGGTACAGTACGTGACATCGTTGAAAGTCGTGGTGCAACGATTGTGGGTAACTTCTCAACAGAAGGCTTTGAGTTTGAAGCTTCAAAAGCACTTGTTGATGACAACCACTTCGTAGGTTTATGTATTGATGAAGATCGCCAACCAGAACTTACAGCACAGCGTGTTAAGCAATGGGTTGAGCAAATTTATGATGAAATGTGCTTAGCAGAACTTGCTGATTAATCACATTGAGATCATCAAAAAAACGCGCTTATCGAGCGCGTTTTTTTATACGTATTTTTAGCGATATTTTCACTCAAGATATCACATTCGATTCCATTCGATATTCTGGTTTTTTTCTTACATATAAGGTTCGCTCAACTTGAGAAACTAACTCCCCTCGGCAATTCAATACATTCACCGTAAAAGAGGGAAAATACTTCTCTCCAGATTTTGTAACACGCTTTATCTCTTCGATACACTGTTCCGAAATCACAAAATCAGCGGTTAAATCACTATCGCCCGGTTTAATAAAGTTGATATTTGCTTGTTTATCCCAGACAAAATACTCACGTCCAAGTATGCCCATTAACATCAAAGAATAAACAGGATCTGTAAGTGAAAAAATACTTCCACCATACTGTGTACGGTTTGCATTCTTATTCCACCAGCGTAATTTCAACTTTATTCTAACAAATCGAAAATCATCACTGATCGTAACAATCTTGATACCAGCTCCCCAGAAAGGTGGCCATAGATTAAGTGCAAACTTTACAATGCTGGGTTTATAAACTTTGTACAATGTGAGTGCCTCATCTGGTACGATGAGTTTATATTTACATAAATTTTACATACATTCAAACACTAGAAATTATACATATCTCCTAGTTTCCTCTGCTTTTAAGGTTTATTGTTATCGTTGCGTCACTTATAATAGTTAGAAATGAAAAGACTACTGCAACATCTTTGCGGATAGCCAATAGGAAATTTTGATGTCAGATAATAATCATGCGCTAAAACAAGCAGGCTTAAAAGTTACTCTTCCGCGCCTTAAAATTTTGGAAGTACTGCAAGAACCTGATTGCCAACATATCAGTGCTGAAGACTTGTACAAAAAACTTATCGATATTGGCGAAGAAATTGGCCTAGCGACAGTCTATCGCGTACTCAACCAGTTTGATGATGCAGGCATTGTCACCCGACATCATTTTGAAGGTGGTAAGTCTGTTTTCGAACTATCAACTCAACACCACCATGATCATCTTGTTTGTCTTGATTGTGGTAAAGTTATCGAGTTTTCAGATGACATCATCGAAGATCGTCAAAAACAAATTGCAGAAAGCTTCAATGTTCGCCTAACAAATCATAGCCTTTACCTATACGGTCATTGCATGAACGGCAACTGCGCCGAAGATGAAACACTTCACGACCCAAAGTAATATTTTAAAAAAGCCAGTGTATCTCCACTGGCTTTTTTATTTGATATTTAGTTATCCTTTCAAACATTGTTACAAATAACCAGATTACAAAAAGGTGGTTTTTCACTATATATCTATGCCAACTATTTTATATGGATGTTATAGATGAAAGTAAAACCATTAGTACTCGCATTAATCACCACCCTATCCCTTTCAAGCCTAATATCTAGCGCGAATGCTTGTACTCGTATCCTTTGGCAAACAGAAGATCATGGCGTCTTTGTTTCTCGTACTATGGATTGGTCTGAGTCCACAAACCCTTACTTAGCAAACTTTCCTCAAGGTTCAGAATATACAACGCACCTGAGTGATAAGAACCTTGTTACATCCAAATTTGCTGTCACGGGGATCACTGCTTACGGCGTTCTAATGGATGGTATTAACTCACAAGGACTCAGTGGTAATATTCTTTATGATGGTGGAATGGATCTAGGCAAAGGTAATAATAAACAAACCGACGGCGCAATTACCTATCTTCGCCATATGTTGTCGCAACATAAAACAGTGAATGATGTTGTAAAAGCAGCCACAGCGCTGGCACCTAACGAAGAGTTTATTGAAGGAATTCCTGTTCGTATTGCTCTGCATTTATCTTTCCAAGATCCAACGGGCGATAGCGCTATTATTGAATGGCGTGAGGGCAAACCTCAAATTTGGCATGGAAAACAATATACCGTCATGACAAATCAGCCTGGTTATGCCCAACACCTTGCGAATATTAAACGTTCTGCACGTGGATGGGGCGAACAAGCTCAACAATGGAGCCAAACAAATTTAGGCACTGGCGGTAACACTAACCCTGAAGATCGTTTCGTTCATGCCACCTATTTTTCAGAGCACTTAAAAGAACCAACCAGCATCATCAATGGCATTTTAAAGCTCGAGTCAACGATGTTTCGTATTCCTCATGATGCGCCAAACCGCCCTATTAACGGAAAAATGGCAGGTTACGCAACTGAGTATTCGGTAAATAGGCATTTACAATCAGGTGAGACTTTCGTTCGCTATCAATGGGGAGATATATTTAGTCAATTTAAATACAACACCCAAGATATTCAAAAATCAGGCAAAATGATTTTCTTCAAATTAAGCAATGCTGAACTTGCGGGGAATATTACAGAGCAAATAATTAATTCGGGACATTAATAGCCATGTAATATCATCGATGAGATAGCTATTAATAAAAAACCGCATCACAAGAGTGATGCGGTTTTTATTAGCTAAAATCAGAGACTAAATTAGTCGCCAATTTTCGCCCAAGTATCACGAAGGCCGACTGTGCGGTTGAAGACTAAATGCTCAGGGCTTGAGTCTTTGTTATCTGCACAGAAGTAACCCATACGCTCAAATTGGTAAGCTTTTTCAGCTTCAGCAGCAACCAATGATGGTTCAACGAAACCGTTAACTACTGTTAGAGAGTCAGGGTTGATCACTGATACAAAATCATCTGCTGCACCAGGGTTTGGTACTGTAAATAGGCGATCGTATAAACGAATTTCTGCTGGAATGCCCGCTTCTGCTGATACCCAGTGAATAACACCTTTCACTTTACGACCATCTGCTGGGTTCTTACCTAATGTATCTTTATCGTAAGAACAGAAGATTGTTGTGATATTACCTTCCGCATCCTTTTCGATGCGATCCGCTTGAATCACATATGCGCCACGTAAGCGAACTTCTTTACCTAACACTAAACGCTTGTATTTCTTATTCGCTTCTTCGCGGAAATCTTCACGCTCAATGTATAGCTCGCGGCTAAATGGCACTTCACGCGAACCCATTTCAGGTTTATTCGGGTGATTAGCTACAGTAAGCATTTCTGTCTCACCATCAAAGTTTTCAATCACAACTTTAACAGGATCAAGAACCGCCATTGCACGTGGTGCGTTTTCGTTTAGATCGTCACGAATACAAGATTCTAGTGAGCTGATCTCGATGGTGTTGTCTTGCTTAGTCACACCGATACGCTTACAGAACTCACGCATAGATGCAGGTGTGAAACCACGACGACGTAAACCAGAGATAGTTGGCATACGTGGATCATCCCAACCATTAACCAATTTATCAGTCACAAGTTGGTTCAGCTTACGCTTAGACATCACAGTGTAT is part of the Photobacterium angustum genome and harbors:
- a CDS encoding citrate synthase, which produces MADKKATLHIEGKAPIELPIIGGSEGQDVIDVRKLGANGFFTFDPGFLATASCESQITYIDGEEGILLHRGFPIDQLANNADYLEVCFVLLYGEVPTRAEYEQFRTTVTRHTMVHEQIASFFHGFRRDAHPMAVMCGVVGALSAFYHDSLDINNDTHREIAAFRLLSKMPTLAAMCHKYTIGQPFIYPRNDLDYAENFLHMMFATPCEEYEVSPVVARAMDKIFTLHADHEQNASTSTVRLAGSSGANPFACIAAGIASLWGPAHGGANEACLKMLEEIGSVENIPEFIERAKDKDDPFRLMGFGHRVYKNYDPRATVMREACHEVLEELKIEDPLLDVAMELERIALSDEYFVSKKLYPNVDFYSGIILKAIGIPVSMFTVIFAMSRTIGWIAHWNEMHSDPTNRIGRPRQLYTGESFREFKPLHERE
- a CDS encoding Nif3-like dinuclear metal center hexameric protein, which encodes MNNFALETVLNEFLSPHLIKDYCPNGLQVEGKTEVKKIVTGVTACQALIDRAIEEKADALVVHHGFFWKGEAAEIRGMKYRRIKALIENGINLYAYHLPLDVHTQVGNNVQLAQRLDLDITGGLELGNPRSVAIYGELDQAITGEDFAARIAMALQREPLHIAPSTSHLIKKVGWCTGGGQDYIELAFQQGCDAFISGEVSERTTHIARELGIHYFAAGHHATERYGVKALGEWLAQEYNFDVTFIDIDNPV
- a CDS encoding DUF2517 family protein, which translates into the protein MYTQYSKFNITFRRVFVVLAGLLSLPVLLLLPVNKRTRMGSFLHRYWVQTSAQPVWLKKVEQGLK
- a CDS encoding DUF1853 family protein codes for the protein MLQKERDKQLSKDYLAVLNMPNLISSYDYVCDDTWFEVFNRHAQLPHIALYTGNRRLGFYYQWLWQQLIISHPHYELMEEEVQLHWHKQTIGSIDFLVKNLLTDEIEHWEVAIKFYLAYNNNWPGPNAKDNLDKKTNRMIEHQLTLSEHEAFKTTFDEQPTKRRLIMQGRLFHAWPEPQQGSAINVNPKANTGLWCYQSDAAHLVLKALTKKQWIAPPAFAELDEYLDPNQITVPTQAVDRKDRVWFIVPNHWPKHNSELRA
- the pgm gene encoding phosphoglucomutase (alpha-D-glucose-1,6-bisphosphate-dependent) — its product is MAIHPRAGQRAQQEDMHNIPALIANYFLIEPSAQDASQQVEFGTSGHRGTADKGTFNQHHIWAIAQAIAEVRAENGVTGPLFLGKDTHALSEPAFTSTLEVLVANNVQVVIQEGKGYTPTPGISHSILCYNKAHDDKADGIVITPSHNPPQDGGIKYNPVHGGPAESELTTAIERRANEIIANGLADVKRVYIVDALVSQLVVEQDLVAPYVADLVNVINMEAIQKSELKLGVDPLGGSGIEYWRQIAAYYALDLTLVNESIDPSFRFMSLDKDGVVRMDCSSPYAMAGLLAYRDNYDLAFGNDPDYDRHGIVTPAGLMNPNHYLAVCIDYLFRHRNDWGKQVAVGKTLVSSALIDRVVAALGRELVEVPVGFKWFVDGLFSGKLGFGGEESAGASFLRKDGTPWSTDKDGILLCLLAAEITAVTGKTPQEYYEELADKFGRSEYSRLQAVANKEQKAVLSKLSPEMVSAETLAGEPITARLTHAPGNGAAIGGLKVTTENGWFAARPSGTEDIYKIYCESFKGKEHLALIEQEAQEIVSKVFADAGL
- the seqA gene encoding replication initiation negative regulator SeqA, producing MKTIEVDEELYRYIASQTQHIGESASDILRRLLMVPEEQLQQQPAVVMPVRPKGIVVSKDAGNVPTMDRVKEMRTVLISDEFAAQEKAIGRFMMILSSLYSIDAEGFSEAAAIKGRTRVYFAHDEETLLASGKTTKPKSIPSTPFWVITNTNTERKRQMIDQLMTKMGFGSDIIDKVCGEI
- a CDS encoding alpha/beta fold hydrolase; the protein is MNLHYQVEGDGKTIILIHGLFGSAANLGLLARSLKNNYKVISVDLRNHGLSPHSDHFTYQEMAQDVLNVIKHLGIDQFSVIGHSMGGKVAMALAALAPNQLEHLVVLDMAPVSYQAHRHQNVFNGLQEVNKHTITKRSEAEQFLAQHVEDAGVRQFLLKSLAKQGEHYQWRFNVDGIIANYSTIMGWQPAVEPFKGKTLFIKGQESDYIMPEYRDEIMRQFPQAKAHMVANTGHWLHAEKPETVTRIITNFLDK
- a CDS encoding DUF2788 domain-containing protein, with amino-acid sequence MLHEYIGLIKSIGIYLVFTVIFFFIGMAVKDVLKQGNVLPFGQKIVWLALFLGFAGFITKGIIQLNWEGTGI
- the fldA gene encoding flavodoxin FldA: MASVGLFFGSDTGNTEAVAKMIQKQLGDKLVEVKDIAKSSKEDIDNFDLLLLGIPTWYYGEPQCDWDDFFPELEQIDFSTKLVAIFGCGDQEDYAEYFCDSMGTVRDIVESRGATIVGNFSTEGFEFEASKALVDDNHFVGLCIDEDRQPELTAQRVKQWVEQIYDEMCLAELAD
- a CDS encoding DUF4442 domain-containing protein; this encodes MYKVYKPSIVKFALNLWPPFWGAGIKIVTISDDFRFVRIKLKLRWWNKNANRTQYGGSIFSLTDPVYSLMLMGILGREYFVWDKQANINFIKPGDSDLTADFVISEQCIEEIKRVTKSGEKYFPSFTVNVLNCRGELVSQVERTLYVRKKPEYRMESNVIS
- the fur gene encoding ferric iron uptake transcriptional regulator; translated protein: MSDNNHALKQAGLKVTLPRLKILEVLQEPDCQHISAEDLYKKLIDIGEEIGLATVYRVLNQFDDAGIVTRHHFEGGKSVFELSTQHHHDHLVCLDCGKVIEFSDDIIEDRQKQIAESFNVRLTNHSLYLYGHCMNGNCAEDETLHDPK
- a CDS encoding linear amide C-N hydrolase, which produces MKVKPLVLALITTLSLSSLISSANACTRILWQTEDHGVFVSRTMDWSESTNPYLANFPQGSEYTTHLSDKNLVTSKFAVTGITAYGVLMDGINSQGLSGNILYDGGMDLGKGNNKQTDGAITYLRHMLSQHKTVNDVVKAATALAPNEEFIEGIPVRIALHLSFQDPTGDSAIIEWREGKPQIWHGKQYTVMTNQPGYAQHLANIKRSARGWGEQAQQWSQTNLGTGGNTNPEDRFVHATYFSEHLKEPTSIINGILKLESTMFRIPHDAPNRPINGKMAGYATEYSVNRHLQSGETFVRYQWGDIFSQFKYNTQDIQKSGKMIFFKLSNAELAGNITEQIINSGH
- the glnS gene encoding glutamine--tRNA ligase, with the protein product MSESEARPTNFIRQIIDADLASGKHTSVHTRFPPEPNGYLHIGHAKSICLNFGIAQDYQGQCNLRFDDTNPEKEDIEYVESIKNDVNWLGFEWSGEICYSSNYFDKLYGFAIELINKGLAYVDELSPEQMREYRGTLTEPGKHSPYRDRSVEENLALFDKMKNGEVEEGKMCLRAKIDMASPFMVMRDPVIYRVRFATHHQTGDKWCIYPMYDFTHCISDALEGITHSICTLEFMDNRRLYDWVLENITIDCTPHQYEFSRLNLEYTVMSKRKLNQLVTDKLVNGWDDPRMPTISGLRRRGFTPASMREFCKRIGVTKQDNTIEISSLESCIRDDLNENAPRAMAVLDPVKVVIENFDGETEMLTVANHPNKPEMGSREVPFSRELYIEREDFREEANKKYKRLVLGKEVRLRGAYVIQADRIEKDAEGNITTIFCSYDKDTLGKNPADGRKVKGVIHWVSAEAGIPAEIRLYDRLFTVPNPGAADDFVSVINPDSLTVVNGFVEPSLVAAEAEKAYQFERMGYFCADNKDSSPEHLVFNRTVGLRDTWAKIGD